A portion of the Streptomyces erythrochromogenes genome contains these proteins:
- a CDS encoding permease prefix domain 1-containing protein has product MSAEGSSGGAGAAGAGADAADPIEAHVAELAAVLHGAEREKARMLSELREGLLDAAAELAPGCQPDHEAAREAVRQFGGVAELAPGFQRELTIVQARHTSRRILLLAPLLLPCWYLLAAAGPTAHRLPYAAQVLLAHLGGTAAATALAAAAFLAATGRLARRLSTPDRLPVMVAWTGTTAAVALALSAFTLTIASLLTSSWPLCALAGAVAIVFHAKIAASARACRQCARPAVAA; this is encoded by the coding sequence GTGAGCGCGGAGGGCAGCTCCGGCGGGGCGGGCGCCGCCGGAGCCGGCGCGGACGCTGCCGACCCCATCGAGGCCCACGTGGCCGAGCTGGCGGCCGTCCTGCACGGCGCGGAGCGCGAGAAGGCGCGGATGCTGTCCGAGCTGCGCGAGGGACTGCTCGACGCCGCGGCGGAGCTGGCCCCCGGGTGCCAGCCCGACCACGAGGCGGCGCGGGAGGCGGTGCGCCAGTTCGGCGGCGTGGCCGAACTGGCGCCGGGCTTCCAGCGCGAACTCACCATCGTCCAGGCCCGGCACACCTCCCGCAGGATCCTGCTGCTCGCGCCGCTCCTGCTCCCCTGCTGGTACCTGCTCGCCGCAGCCGGGCCCACCGCGCACCGACTGCCGTACGCGGCCCAGGTACTGCTCGCCCACCTGGGCGGCACCGCCGCGGCCACCGCACTGGCGGCAGCGGCGTTCCTGGCCGCCACCGGCCGACTCGCCCGCCGGCTCTCCACCCCCGACCGGCTGCCGGTCATGGTCGCCTGGACGGGCACCACCGCCGCGGTCGCCCTGGCGCTGAGCGCGTTCACGCTCACCATCGCGTCGCTCCTCACGTCGAGCTGGCCGCTCTGCGCCCTCGCGGGCGCGGTCGCCATCGTCTTCCACGCGAAGATCGCCGCCTCCGCGCGCGCCTGCCGCCAGTGCGCCCGGCCGGCTGTGGCGGCCTGA